The Deltaproteobacteria bacterium genome window below encodes:
- a CDS encoding DotU family type IV/VI secretion system protein: MPASAIESAFAPLLQLVCEIANAPAPPHPEALRQTLEAAIRDAASACAAAGVVEYEFRQALYPVVALVDELLQQVYAFGVWPPAALSLRHFDDNNAGVNFFARIDALVEQQRHEVLRVFALALGLGFQGQYAFAADAAVGLAGHRRRLAQVLGLSANVELPPEPDARIVAPSPSPIAFAPLGLAALAIVAMAVAFVVR, from the coding sequence ATGCCCGCATCCGCGATCGAGTCCGCCTTCGCGCCGCTGCTGCAGCTGGTGTGCGAGATCGCCAACGCCCCCGCGCCGCCGCACCCCGAGGCACTGCGGCAGACCCTCGAGGCGGCAATCCGCGACGCCGCGTCGGCGTGTGCCGCCGCGGGCGTGGTCGAGTACGAGTTCCGCCAGGCGCTCTACCCCGTGGTCGCGCTGGTCGACGAGCTGCTGCAGCAGGTCTACGCGTTCGGCGTGTGGCCGCCCGCGGCGCTGTCGCTGCGCCACTTCGACGACAACAACGCGGGTGTGAACTTCTTCGCGCGCATCGATGCGTTGGTCGAGCAGCAGCGCCACGAGGTGCTGCGGGTGTTCGCGCTGGCGCTGGGGCTCGGCTTCCAGGGGCAGTACGCGTTCGCGGCCGATGCCGCTGTCGGCCTCGCCGGCCATCGTCGACGGCTGGCGCAGGTGCTGGGGTTGTCGGCCAACGTCGAGCTGCCGCCCGAGCCCGACGCGCGCATCGTGGCGCCATCGCCGAGCCCGATCGCGTTCGCGCCGCTGGGCTTGGCCGCGCTCGCCATCGTCGCGATGGCGGTGGCGTTCGTGGTGCGCTGA